Proteins co-encoded in one Armatimonadota bacterium genomic window:
- the csaB gene encoding polysaccharide pyruvyl transferase CsaB, producing the protein MCGYYGFGNLGDEAVLAGILAAVRRLAPGLRVVVLSGDPAATLSAHRVETTHRSPAAVWRALAGARLLIMGGGSLVQDVTSARSALYYLGVMLAARMRGVPVAAIGQGVGPLRRRWLRALARAAFTRAALVDVRDHDSAATLAALGVRRPVRVSADLAFLLDPAPAAQVQAMLARYRLDRAGVRVGVAPRLWPGLPPAAAMGAVLRRFAGEVDGAVAVFLFDRVRDRTLGYELAAAAGGRVVEAATPADLLGLVGAMDLVVGVRLHALVFAAAAGVPAVGVAYDPKVAAFAAAQGLPAVPVDTSPEALAHALRAAWAARASLRARLQDASGQLRAAAAEAVAAALAAGGVALPHRQEFPHSGRK; encoded by the coding sequence ATCTGCGGGTACTACGGCTTTGGCAACCTCGGCGACGAGGCCGTGCTGGCCGGGATCCTGGCGGCCGTGCGCCGGCTCGCGCCGGGGCTGCGGGTCGTCGTGCTCTCGGGCGATCCCGCGGCCACGCTGTCGGCGCACCGCGTGGAGACGACGCACCGGTCGCCGGCAGCCGTCTGGCGTGCGCTGGCGGGCGCCCGCCTGCTGATCATGGGTGGCGGGTCGCTGGTGCAGGACGTGACCAGCGCGCGCAGCGCCCTCTACTACCTCGGTGTGATGCTGGCCGCCCGGATGCGGGGCGTGCCGGTGGCGGCGATCGGTCAGGGCGTCGGGCCGCTCCGGCGCCGGTGGCTACGCGCGCTGGCGCGTGCGGCGTTCACCCGCGCGGCGCTGGTGGACGTGCGCGACCACGACTCGGCCGCCACGCTGGCCGCGCTGGGCGTCCGCCGGCCGGTGCGCGTGAGCGCGGACCTGGCGTTCCTGCTGGACCCGGCACCCGCGGCACAGGTGCAGGCGATGCTGGCCCGCTACCGGCTCGATCGAGCGGGCGTCCGGGTGGGCGTGGCGCCTCGCCTCTGGCCCGGCCTGCCGCCCGCAGCCGCCATGGGCGCGGTCCTGCGGCGGTTCGCCGGGGAGGTGGACGGAGCCGTGGCAGTCTTCCTCTTCGACCGCGTCCGCGACCGGACGCTTGGCTACGAGCTGGCCGCTGCAGCCGGCGGGCGCGTGGTCGAGGCCGCGACGCCCGCCGACCTCCTGGGGCTGGTGGGCGCGATGGACCTCGTGGTCGGCGTGCGGCTCCACGCGCTGGTCTTCGCGGCCGCGGCGGGCGTGCCCGCGGTGGGGGTGGCCTACGATCCGAAGGTCGCCGCGTTCGCGGCCGCCCAGGGACTGCCCGCCGTGCCCGTGGACACGTCGCCCGAGGCGCTGGCGCATGCCCTGCGCGCCGCGTGGGCCGCCCGGGCGTCGCTGCGCGCGCGGTTACAAGACGCCAGCGGGCAGTTGCGCGCGGCCGCCGCCGAGGCCGTGGCGGCGGCGCTGGCCGCCGGCGGCGTGGCGCTGCCCCACCGGCAGGAGTTCCCGCACAGCGGCCGGAAGTAG
- a CDS encoding stage V sporulation protein S, with protein sequence MPEVLKVSADSKPKAVAGAVAAVLREKGSVEIQAVGAGAVNQAVKAIAITRGFVAPNGIDLVAIPAFTKVEIDGEERTAIKFLVEAR encoded by the coding sequence ATGCCGGAGGTGCTCAAGGTCTCCGCAGATTCCAAGCCCAAAGCGGTTGCAGGCGCGGTCGCGGCGGTCCTGCGCGAGAAGGGCTCCGTGGAGATCCAGGCCGTCGGCGCCGGCGCCGTGAACCAAGCGGTGAAGGCCATCGCCATCACCCGCGGGTTCGTGGCCCCCAACGGCATCGATCTGGTGGCGATCCCCGCGTTCACCAAGGTCGAGATCGACGGCGAGGAGCGCACGGCGATCAAGTTCCTGGTGGAAGCCCGGTAG
- a CDS encoding ribose-phosphate pyrophosphokinase, which yields MDGAGYGELKLFAGSSVPALAREIADALHIQPGRVTLMRFADGEIYCRYEENARGEDTFVVQSTCHPVNEHLMELLIMVDALRRASAGRITAVIPYYGYGRKDKKEAPREPITGRLVADLLTTAGIHRVLTIDLHAGQIEGFFTIPVDHLRALPLFADYLARKHLTNAVVVAPDDGAVKRSKQLADRLNLDLAVIFQRRVAADTKEPVQIVGDVEGRVPIIIEDIIDTAGTVSRAVDVLMARGAVPEVYVCATHPVFAGPALDRLSRPEIREVVVTNTVPLPPERRLPKITVLSAAPLLAEAIRRIHLNQSVSLLFT from the coding sequence ATGGACGGCGCCGGATACGGTGAGCTAAAGCTCTTCGCCGGCAGTTCGGTCCCCGCTCTGGCGAGGGAGATCGCCGACGCCCTGCACATCCAGCCCGGGCGCGTCACCCTGATGCGGTTCGCCGACGGCGAGATCTACTGCCGGTACGAGGAGAACGCCCGGGGCGAGGACACCTTCGTGGTGCAGTCCACCTGCCACCCCGTCAACGAGCACCTGATGGAGCTGCTGATCATGGTCGACGCGCTGCGGCGCGCGTCCGCGGGGCGCATCACCGCCGTGATCCCCTACTACGGCTACGGGCGCAAAGACAAGAAGGAAGCGCCCCGCGAGCCCATCACCGGACGCCTGGTGGCCGACCTGCTGACCACGGCAGGGATCCACCGGGTGCTCACCATCGACCTGCACGCCGGGCAGATCGAGGGCTTCTTCACCATCCCGGTGGACCACCTGCGGGCGCTGCCGCTGTTCGCCGACTACCTGGCCCGCAAACACCTGACCAACGCCGTGGTGGTCGCGCCCGACGATGGGGCCGTGAAGCGCAGCAAGCAGCTGGCCGATCGCCTGAACCTGGACCTGGCCGTGATCTTCCAGCGGCGGGTGGCGGCAGACACCAAGGAGCCCGTCCAGATCGTCGGCGACGTGGAAGGCCGCGTGCCCATCATCATCGAGGACATCATCGACACCGCGGGCACCGTGTCGCGGGCCGTGGACGTGCTGATGGCGCGCGGCGCCGTGCCCGAGGTCTACGTCTGCGCGACCCATCCGGTGTTCGCCGGCCCGGCCCTCGACCGCCTGAGCCGGCCGGAGATCCGCGAGGTGGTGGTCACCAACACCGTCCCGCTGCCGCCCGAGCGGCGCCTGCCCAAGATCACCGTGCTGTCGGCGGCGCCCCTGCTGGCCGAGGCCATCCGGCGCATCCACCTCAACCAGTCCGTGAGCCTGCTGTTCACCTAG
- the gltX gene encoding glutamate--tRNA ligase yields MGSVRTRYAPSPTGYLHIGGAWTAFFNWLFTRHHGGVFVLRIEDTDRSRSTEIYEAAIIEDFRWLGITWDEGPDVGGPFGPYRQTERAALYARYAQELLERGAAYPCYCTREELEAERQRAAAAGVPYRYSGRCRHLTAQERAAFEAQGRRPALRLRVTDAPEPIVAHDLIRGEVVFDPRHLDDYIIVRSDGTALYNFANVVDDHLMQITHVIRGSEHLSNTPKQLVMYRALGWPPPAVAHLPTILGRDRRKLSKRHGDTALREYRAQGYLPEAILNFFALMAWHPEAEREVYSVDELIRLFRIEEIGAASPVFDLEKLTWLNGVYLRRLLVEAPERVVELCAQILQREGMLDDPTAPAQRDYLRRVIAVVGERLKVGQDIVAYGDFFFREVAYEPAAAARYLTAAAAPLLQAYADALERLPVFTRDAIEAALREVCARAGVDARALIHPARVALTGKTAGPGLFELTELLGRERAVARLRRAAAVALQHDARPVPRGAAEGPSPAP; encoded by the coding sequence ATGGGCAGTGTCCGAACGCGCTATGCGCCGTCGCCCACCGGGTACCTCCACATCGGCGGCGCCTGGACGGCGTTCTTCAACTGGCTGTTCACGCGGCACCACGGGGGCGTCTTCGTGTTGCGGATCGAGGACACCGACCGCTCCCGGTCCACCGAGATCTACGAGGCGGCCATCATCGAGGACTTCCGGTGGCTGGGCATCACCTGGGACGAAGGTCCCGACGTGGGCGGCCCGTTCGGCCCGTACCGGCAGACCGAGCGGGCGGCCCTGTACGCCCGCTATGCGCAGGAGCTCCTCGAGCGCGGCGCCGCCTACCCGTGCTACTGCACACGCGAGGAGCTGGAGGCCGAGCGACAGCGCGCCGCGGCTGCGGGCGTGCCGTACCGCTACTCCGGCCGCTGCCGTCACCTGACGGCACAGGAGCGGGCCGCCTTCGAGGCCCAGGGCCGCCGGCCCGCGCTGCGGCTGCGGGTCACCGACGCGCCCGAGCCGATCGTCGCCCACGACCTGATCCGAGGCGAGGTGGTCTTCGATCCCCGCCACCTCGACGACTACATCATCGTGCGCTCCGACGGCACGGCGCTGTACAACTTCGCCAACGTCGTCGACGACCACCTGATGCAGATCACCCACGTCATCCGGGGCAGCGAGCACCTCTCCAACACCCCCAAGCAGCTGGTGATGTACCGCGCGTTGGGCTGGCCCCCGCCCGCGGTGGCCCACCTGCCGACGATCCTGGGGCGCGACCGGCGGAAGCTCAGCAAGCGCCACGGCGATACCGCCCTGCGCGAGTACCGGGCGCAGGGCTACCTGCCGGAGGCGATCCTGAACTTCTTCGCGCTGATGGCCTGGCACCCCGAGGCCGAGCGCGAGGTCTACAGCGTCGACGAGCTGATCCGGCTGTTCCGCATCGAGGAGATCGGCGCGGCCTCGCCGGTGTTCGACCTGGAGAAGCTCACGTGGCTGAACGGCGTCTACCTGCGGCGCCTGCTGGTGGAGGCGCCCGAGCGCGTGGTCGAGCTGTGCGCCCAGATCCTGCAGCGCGAGGGGATGCTGGACGACCCGACCGCGCCCGCACAGCGGGACTACCTGCGCAGGGTGATCGCGGTCGTCGGCGAGCGCCTGAAGGTGGGCCAGGACATCGTCGCCTACGGGGACTTCTTCTTCCGCGAGGTGGCCTACGAGCCTGCGGCGGCGGCCCGCTACCTGACCGCGGCCGCCGCGCCCCTGCTCCAGGCCTACGCCGACGCGCTGGAGCGGCTGCCCGTCTTCACGCGGGACGCCATCGAGGCCGCGCTGCGCGAGGTGTGCGCCCGCGCGGGCGTGGACGCGCGGGCGCTCATCCATCCCGCGCGCGTGGCCCTCACCGGCAAGACCGCCGGCCCGGGACTGTTCGAACTCACCGAACTGCTCGGCCGCGAGCGGGCCGTGGCACGGCTGCGGAGGGCTGCGGCGGTGGCCCTCCAGCACGACGCCCGCCCCGTCCCGCGTGGCGCGGCCGAGGGTCCGTCGCCCGCGCCTTGA
- a CDS encoding SCO family protein, producing MPFPREVTLLDHDGRPFPLQRVTGAVTLLAFGYTRCPDVCPLTLVTLKQVRALLGADAAHLRVLFVTVDPGHDTPARLRRYVSLFHPAFIGLTGAPGALARVYRAFNVYPTPYAAAGTSEDVRVGHATALYLIDRRGTIRVSYPWGISAVDLAADVRAVLAGR from the coding sequence GTGCCGTTCCCGCGGGAGGTCACCCTGCTCGACCACGACGGCCGTCCCTTCCCGTTGCAGCGCGTGACAGGCGCCGTGACGCTCCTGGCCTTTGGCTACACGCGCTGCCCCGACGTCTGTCCGTTGACGCTGGTGACGCTGAAGCAGGTGCGAGCGCTGCTCGGGGCGGACGCAGCGCACCTGCGTGTCCTCTTCGTGACCGTCGACCCCGGCCATGACACGCCCGCACGGCTTCGCCGGTACGTGTCCCTCTTCCACCCGGCGTTCATCGGCCTCACCGGGGCGCCTGGAGCCCTGGCCCGCGTCTACCGCGCGTTCAACGTGTATCCGACGCCCTACGCGGCCGCCGGCACCTCCGAGGACGTACGCGTGGGCCACGCGACGGCGCTCTACCTCATCGACCGACGCGGGACGATCCGCGTATCGTACCCGTGGGGGATCTCTGCCGTCGATCTCGCAGCGGACGTACGAGCGGTGCTGGCAGGGCGATGA
- a CDS encoding OsmC family protein: MAATDLRVYEAQARSSGVFGRVVCSARTHHVIVDGPVQNGCPGEELTPGELFLAGVATCAVELVEVLAREKGYPIPRVAAQITGTIDRSAPVRPDVTLFNSVRLTLQLAGVDGPQAADLVETFKRR; encoded by the coding sequence ATGGCAGCGACGGACCTGCGAGTCTATGAGGCGCAGGCACGCTCGTCGGGCGTCTTCGGCCGGGTGGTGTGCTCGGCCCGCACCCACCACGTGATCGTCGACGGGCCGGTGCAGAACGGCTGCCCGGGCGAGGAGCTCACGCCCGGAGAACTCTTCCTGGCCGGCGTGGCCACCTGCGCCGTGGAACTGGTCGAGGTCCTTGCGCGCGAGAAAGGGTACCCCATCCCCCGGGTGGCGGCGCAGATCACCGGGACCATCGACCGGTCCGCGCCGGTCCGCCCCGACGTCACCCTGTTCAACAGCGTCCGCCTGACCCTCCAGCTGGCCGGCGTCGACGGCCCACAGGCCGCGGACCTGGTCGAGACGTTCAAACGCCGCTGA
- a CDS encoding glutamine--tRNA ligase/YqeY domain fusion protein translates to MTISAGPRHVPPNFITEIIDEDLRHGRYSRVRTRFPPEPNGYLHIGHAKAICLNFGLALDYGGDCHLRFDDTNPETESLEYVEAIKRDVAWLGFRWTRECYASDYFEQLYECAVQLIKDGKAYVDSLTEDEISAYRGTLTEPGRPSPYRDRSVEENLDLFRRMRAGEFPNGAHVLRAKIDLASPNMKLRDPVLYRIVHARHYRTGDAWCIYPLYDFAHPLSDVIEGITHSLCTLEFENNRAIYDWLVEHLRGTCGLPAAPRPHQYEFARLNLDYTVLSKRRLIRLVEGGYVSGWDDPRMPTLSGLRRRGVPPEAIRAFVARIGVARADNRVDVGLLEAAIRDELNTRAPRVLAVLRPLRVVLTNYPPAQVEELDAPYWPRDIGKPGSRPVPLCRELYIEQDDFAEHPPRGFHRLTPGGRVRLRHAYVIRCDEVVKDAAGRVVELRCRYDPDTLGRPPADGPVKGTIHWVSARHAVPAEIRLYDRLFRVPDPEAAGGEFTDHLNPASLTVVHGFVEPSVLGDPPDTRYQFERLGYFWQDPIDSRPDRLVFNRIVTLRDSWAKIVGKLQHGGDAPHGSDGPASL, encoded by the coding sequence ATGACGATCTCCGCCGGTCCCCGGCACGTTCCGCCCAACTTCATCACGGAGATCATCGACGAGGATCTCCGCCACGGCCGCTACAGCCGGGTGCGCACCCGCTTTCCGCCGGAGCCCAACGGCTACCTGCACATCGGGCACGCCAAGGCCATCTGCTTGAACTTCGGGCTCGCCCTGGACTACGGGGGCGACTGCCACCTCCGCTTCGACGACACCAACCCGGAGACCGAGTCCCTGGAGTACGTGGAGGCGATCAAGCGGGACGTGGCCTGGCTGGGGTTCCGGTGGACCCGCGAGTGCTATGCCTCGGACTACTTCGAACAGCTCTACGAGTGCGCGGTGCAGCTCATCAAAGACGGGAAGGCCTACGTGGACAGCCTCACCGAGGACGAGATCAGCGCCTACCGCGGCACCCTGACCGAGCCCGGCCGCCCCAGCCCCTACCGCGACCGCAGCGTCGAGGAGAACCTGGACCTCTTCCGGCGCATGCGCGCCGGCGAGTTCCCCAACGGCGCCCACGTGCTGCGGGCGAAGATCGATCTCGCCAGCCCCAACATGAAGTTGCGCGACCCGGTCCTCTACCGGATCGTGCACGCGCGGCACTACCGCACCGGCGACGCGTGGTGCATCTACCCGCTGTACGACTTCGCGCACCCGCTCTCGGACGTCATCGAGGGTATCACGCACAGCCTCTGCACCCTCGAGTTCGAGAACAACCGGGCCATCTACGACTGGCTCGTCGAGCACCTGCGCGGGACGTGCGGCCTGCCCGCCGCACCCCGCCCCCATCAGTACGAGTTCGCGCGGCTGAACCTCGACTACACGGTGCTGTCCAAGCGCCGGCTCATCCGGCTCGTGGAGGGCGGGTACGTCAGCGGCTGGGACGACCCGCGGATGCCCACGCTGTCGGGACTGCGGCGCCGCGGCGTGCCCCCCGAGGCGATCCGCGCGTTCGTCGCCAGGATCGGGGTGGCCCGGGCGGACAACCGCGTCGACGTGGGCCTGCTTGAGGCCGCCATCCGTGACGAGCTCAACACCCGGGCCCCGCGGGTGCTGGCCGTGCTCCGGCCGCTACGCGTGGTCCTGACCAACTACCCGCCGGCGCAGGTCGAGGAGCTCGATGCCCCCTACTGGCCCCGCGACATCGGGAAGCCGGGCTCGCGGCCGGTGCCCCTGTGTCGCGAGCTCTACATCGAGCAGGACGACTTCGCCGAGCACCCGCCCCGCGGCTTCCACCGGCTGACGCCCGGCGGGCGCGTGCGGCTGCGGCACGCCTACGTGATCCGCTGCGACGAGGTCGTCAAGGACGCGGCCGGTCGGGTCGTGGAGCTCCGCTGCCGGTACGACCCCGACACCCTGGGCCGCCCGCCTGCCGACGGGCCGGTCAAGGGCACGATCCACTGGGTGTCGGCCCGACACGCCGTGCCGGCCGAGATCCGGCTCTACGATCGGTTGTTCCGCGTGCCCGACCCCGAGGCCGCGGGCGGGGAGTTCACCGACCACCTCAACCCGGCCTCCCTCACCGTGGTGCATGGATTCGTCGAGCCCAGCGTGCTTGGCGATCCCCCGGACACGCGCTACCAGTTCGAGCGGCTCGGGTACTTCTGGCAGGATCCTATAGACTCCCGGCCCGACCGGCTGGTGTTCAACCGCATCGTCACCCTGCGGGACTCGTGGGCCAAGATCGTCGGCAAACTCCAGCACGGAGGTGATGCACCCCATGGCAGCGACGGACCTGCGAGTCTATGA
- a CDS encoding tetratricopeptide repeat protein: MLARNRAGLTQQALGAPDLSKSFISLLESGRSYPSVETVIALARRMHTSVGSLLFDPADLRQEIALSLLHLASALDPRTAGDDALRLLAATEGVLVPLPPALHAQVLLHRARVLLARGQVEDARRLLTEAAALAARHRLEGPASQALALQGMAALCQEDVDAARPLLEQAVDAMRRSKTARTEEHVRALIALGSVHVRSGHPERGQRAYRRALDLATRLRAPRLRGYALWGLGVAACVRRHPEQAAAWLEQAVQSLQQDGSPEDLCGALTALGVARCLQGRYGDALAVLQRALRLQEQYQADPVHRSEAWSRLAQVLLAIDRRGDAARAARRALRDAQAAGARAAEAQAQVTLARVLYAQGRRTEAVEALRDAQTALKRTGHAQQAATAAALLALWTREQPAAGEGGPSGPAAASLALDPPPFPPVVV, from the coding sequence ATGCTGGCCCGCAACCGGGCAGGCCTGACGCAGCAGGCGCTGGGTGCGCCCGACCTGAGCAAGAGCTTCATCAGCCTGCTCGAGAGCGGTCGCTCGTACCCGTCGGTGGAGACCGTCATCGCCCTGGCCCGCCGGATGCACACCTCAGTGGGCTCGCTGCTCTTCGATCCCGCCGACCTCCGCCAGGAGATCGCGCTGAGCCTGCTGCACCTGGCGTCTGCGCTGGATCCGCGGACCGCGGGCGACGACGCGCTCCGGCTGCTCGCCGCGACCGAAGGGGTACTGGTGCCCCTCCCACCGGCCCTGCACGCCCAGGTCCTGCTACACCGGGCGCGGGTGCTGCTGGCCAGGGGGCAGGTCGAGGACGCCCGGCGGCTCCTCACAGAGGCCGCCGCGCTGGCCGCCCGCCACCGCCTGGAGGGGCCCGCAAGCCAAGCACTGGCGCTCCAGGGGATGGCGGCGCTCTGCCAGGAGGACGTCGACGCCGCCCGGCCCCTGCTGGAGCAGGCCGTGGACGCCATGCGCCGGAGCAAGACCGCGCGCACCGAGGAGCACGTGCGCGCCCTCATCGCCTTGGGCAGCGTCCACGTGCGCAGCGGCCACCCCGAGCGCGGCCAGCGCGCCTATCGGCGCGCGCTGGACCTGGCCACCCGCCTGCGCGCTCCGCGGCTCCGTGGCTATGCCCTGTGGGGTCTGGGGGTCGCAGCCTGCGTCCGCCGACATCCCGAGCAGGCCGCGGCCTGGCTCGAACAGGCGGTCCAGAGCCTGCAACAGGACGGAAGCCCAGAGGATCTGTGCGGGGCCCTGACCGCGCTCGGCGTGGCCCGCTGTTTGCAGGGGCGCTATGGCGATGCGCTGGCCGTGCTGCAACGGGCTCTGCGTCTCCAGGAGCAGTACCAGGCCGATCCTGTGCACCGCAGCGAAGCGTGGAGCCGCCTGGCACAGGTGTTGCTGGCCATCGACCGGCGGGGTGACGCCGCCCGCGCCGCGCGGCGCGCGCTGCGCGACGCGCAGGCCGCCGGGGCCCGCGCCGCAGAAGCGCAGGCGCAGGTCACGCTGGCGCGCGTGCTGTACGCGCAGGGTCGCCGGACCGAAGCCGTCGAGGCGCTGCGCGACGCCCAGACGGCACTCAAGCGCACAGGGCACGCCCAGCAGGCCGCCACTGCGGCGGCCCTGCTGGCGCTCTGGACCCGCGAACAGCCAGCAGCCGGCGAGGGAGGCCCGTCCGGACCGGCCGCCGCGTCCCTGGCGCTCGACCCGCCGCCGTTCCCACCGGTCGTCGTCTAG
- a CDS encoding YerC/YecD family TrpR-related protein translates to MRRQPAGVNPRLRDPLVDQLVHAMLSLRSAEECYRFLEDLCTIGEVRALAARLEVARLLAAGRTYEEIARRTGASSATISRVRRFLEYGADGYRTVLGRLARAPRQGRPRRSPRPRRPQRPQGPRRPQARG, encoded by the coding sequence ATGCGACGGCAGCCTGCAGGGGTGAATCCGCGCCTGCGCGACCCGCTGGTCGATCAGCTCGTCCACGCCATGCTCAGCCTGCGTTCCGCAGAGGAGTGCTACCGGTTCCTTGAGGACCTGTGCACGATCGGCGAGGTACGCGCGCTGGCGGCCCGCCTGGAGGTGGCGCGGTTGCTGGCGGCCGGGCGCACGTACGAGGAGATCGCGCGACGCACCGGTGCCAGCAGCGCCACCATCAGCAGGGTCCGGCGCTTCCTCGAGTACGGCGCCGACGGCTACCGCACGGTGTTGGGGCGGCTGGCCCGGGCGCCGCGTCAGGGCCGGCCGCGGCGATCGCCGCGACCACGGCGGCCGCAGCGACCGCAGGGGCCGCGGCGACCGCAGGCCAGGGGTTGA